The window aaaaaataagaCTCGTACATCTGTAACAACAGATACCTTGATCCAGAAACATTTTCATCCCGTGCTTGTGGTGTGTTTCTTTCACTTGTAGGAGCAGCAGATTCCTTATCTGGTGGATTCTTATTCACATTTGACGAATGAGGTATCGGGACGTCTTCAGGCCTCTGAGGAAATTGCACACCTGCATTCTGAAAAAGAGTGGCGATTCTAAGCTCCTCTATCCAAGAAAACCCAGAAGGCCTTACCACTTCTACCTTGAGTATATTGTTTCTCGCGTTCCTAAGGGGAATCAATACTTTCAATGGAACAGAATCTCCCCTAATTTAACTGGTTTTATTTACAGATTcttcaaataatataataattgcaTCAGTTTCCATGCTCCTACTACAATTTTCCTATAGGTGGACATTTATATACAAGTGGAACGAACATGTTAGGTCAGTATCAGAATAGATCGAGtatacaatttcaaattctATCAAAAGTTATCAGGCACTAACGAACAGCAGTGTGTTGTTTTCTGGCCACATTAACATTCACTGACTATATAGTGGATTTTGATTTAATGAAACAAAGTGATTGAGTATTGGATTACACAAGGCTTGAAAACTATACCATGATGTAAACATTACAAAATTCTACATAAGTCAGTGATGACCTACCACTAATTCAAAGTAAGCACTAAAATACTGAGGAAACCTTCCAGAAGCTCCACCAAGAGACGTCTGAGCTGCATCTAGCAGAAGAAAAATCTTTTCCCGTACAGGAAGGTCCGACTGTGAAAAGAGATAGAAGAATTAGTAAATGATACGATTTAATCAGCCAGCTATCGAGAGACGGAAATTGAATTAAAGCCCACCTTTTTCTTAACAATTTTAACAAGTATAGGAAGAATTCCCACGTCTATAACCTGCTTGTGGACAGATTCGCCAACATTATTCATCAACATTTCCAGCAACTGAGAAAAAACGGTTTTACAGAAACCGGGAAACAAACACGTAAGTAAAGCTAGTGCGGTCAGAAGATGTATCATTCAAGGATGATAAAGTTCTTATCTAACGAAAATTAGTAGAACTTTCAAAGTACAGAAGCACTCACCGTCACGGAAAATAGTTGAGAGTTTGAGTTTTTGCTTCCCAGACGTTTTTTAATAGCTTTTATGACAACTTTAGCTTGTCTGCAGCATAAAACAGACAAATAGTGTTGAATGTATAGCGTAAAGTATTCAAGGCATATCATCTGCCCAACACGAGATTCTTCTGTATTTTATGTACCATTAAGACATCACAATAACTAAGAGGACATTATCTATCTAGACATACCAAGTGAAAAAGAAGTTTCACGACAAATAGGAACATATCAACATCATGGATAATTAGGAAGAACATTTATGTACGCCATGAAACGAGAAGGAAAATCCTCAGGACAAGATTTACCACAAATGAACATAGCAAAATCCCAATCAACATCAGAAAGAGTAACACAACAACACACATACAACACCTCCACATCAATAGTAGCTACACTGAAGCACTAAAAACTTACTTGTGATCATGTGCGACTACTTCGCATATTTCGATATTTTTTGTCCAATCAGTATCAGTAAGTTTGTAGCTTGTTGCAGAACTAACAAGTTCGGCAGCCATGTCTATTTATGATCCTTTCTGCAAGTAAAACCATCATGTTATCATCATCATCGAAGAAATTCTTCGTAGATATTTAACTGAAAATACAGGACCTATCCCCTTGGATGGGTTCAGCAAGTGCCAAGTAACGAGGGAGGAGATAGATCCccattatgaaaatttttaaattagttttTGTAATGTTtgtaaaactatatatatataNATGCTTACAGAAATCTCCTTAAGCGCACAAATCCACTGCCGTTAACTATTATGACATCGGTAATTACTTGTGCAAGAATTTGACCAAATCTAACAATGAAATAGAATGTGGTTTGATAGACTGGATTTGGCATTTCTTCTGCCTCCTAAAATGTACCATTCTGGTCGCTATCCGAGCATGTGATCAAGGTCAACTGAGGTGATTAACGTTTCTATTAACAATAAGTCGAGATTAAAAAACAAGAGATTGAAAGTgacatttctttaaaaaaattcagttcACAGTCACGACTACTCCTGCTCCTCGCAGTTTAATCCCTTTCTGAAGGGACTACAAACTAGAAAAACTAAAAAATCATCATCTTTCTGATTGATTAAATCGTAATTCTTGCTGATAATTCacaaattcaaataataaatcaaaagaaaacaaatggGTCTTAATGAATTCCTTGGTTTAACCTTTACTTTCTTGACACTCATCACagtaaactaaataaaaataaaatattaaattaaaaaatcacaATAATTGCATTCAGATCTCGTACAAAAATCCCAACTCACAGTTTTATTAAAATAGTAAATATTTTCGTTCTTCGTCGATGAAACTTAAAATGTAGTCCACAAATTTGCAGGCAAAAACCATTCAATCAGGATGaaaccaaaaccaaaaacaCCAAGATTTGGAAACACGCACCTGGAAAACCAGCAAACAGTAAAACCAGAAGCTGCAACACTCCAATCTGTGAGTATGCGTGTATGTATGTATAGTTCTAACAAGTGCTGACACGTATATACAACTGTCTACACATGTATGCCAATCATGAAGACATGAACTAAATCGAGATTCCTCTGtcaactttttttaaattttaatgggCTTTAGTTCTTTTTTTCCAGTGATTTAActtagatttattttaaaatctctATCTCTAATCTCAAATTTCTAAATctctaaataataataataataataataataaatattaaaaagtgCAATTGGAGAATCCATGTTTATGGTTATTTCTCAATCAAATTAGTGTTTGTGTCCGGGTTTCTTTCCTTTATGGCAGAGTTGCGAAAACTATGGGGTGTATCAAAGTGGCGCCTGTTTACGCTATTGGTTATCCAATAATTGCTTGTAACAATCCACTCGctatttttattacaaatataCCCTTTCTGTTCAGGTTTTGtttctttggttttttttttttaaaaaatatcgaacTAAAACTATTTCTTTCCCACatctattactatatatatatatatattgtaagaCGTGATCACTCTAAAATAACCACTTGGAAGGAGggaaatttaacaaaataactTTGGTCAaactaaatttttgaaaatcaaCATTCTCTGAGTGTATTTGACTGTTTATAAATATACTTAAGAATGTTagtttttttgaaaaagtttgaccaAAGTTATTTTTCTAGCACaaaaaatttttgtgatacAGTCTcgcgagtcaattttgtgatacagttATCATATTTGAATCactcttaaaaaattattattttttatgccaaaaatattacttattattgtaaatatgagcataGTTAACTTATCTCACAACAGACCAGCTATTTTTCTAATTATCCCTCACTTAGGGTTATGGCATAATTTTGAACTTATCTAACATAACATTctttcccaaaaaaaatttataaatataactataatatttttttcttcatttgtttttttttttaaaaaaaaaaacatcccCAACTGTCTCCATAACacaaaagtatatataaataatttatgtcgaaatagttaaaaaaaatacaaatatattatgtatatgtCATACATAATATTCATGTATTATGTTATACACATAAAATCCATGCATCCACggttaatattatgatatgtaCCGTATTTGTTTatcataatctttaaaaaatgaGGAAAGTTTTAGTGTAACATTTAATTAGgatgaaaaatatatgttttacatTGAGagataattttctttttgatatttgttAATCTTTTATATGTCTTGATAAATTTATGTGCTTAACGAATTACAATATTTTCATAAGTTAGAAGACTAAATAATTcgtaatttttataaaattatttaaaccaatccattattttataatttattcaatttaataatatatgtaattttaataatatctttttctcaattaaaaatacatatatatatatatatatatatttgttttactaaattttttttatattcaacATTTCAACTTGTATTTTGATTGAGCATCAACGTTTCAATTAAATTTATAGATATGAATAAGAAAAAGAAACAGGGAGTGGCAATATCAATTAGAGAGTGGCGCCGCTATAAACTAACTTCGATGGATGTGGATACGTGGCGGAATACTAGTGGATATCTAAAAAGCAGTGGTTAAAATAATTGCTTTCCACGTGTTCAAATGGTACCAGCGAGTGATGCGCGTGGCTATAATAAAACTGTATGCGCGTGGAAAATTTAAGGAAGTAAAGGAGAGCCCGGCAACCCAACAAAGGGTCATTGTTTGCTTTGCTGTACTGGATTGTTCTTGCAAATGGATTGACACCACATCCATCACACTTTCTATTATCTATattacatataatatataatatattatttttaaattattattttattaatgttgCCAGTGATATATTATCAACTTTAATAATAAACTAActtttgattaatttattttctttttagaatTACCTGAACACTTTTGGCTCTAatgtatataattttgttaTCGAGTTtgttttttccaaaaatttaaaaatacttatatttatatgttaaattattatttatctattctattttaataaagttaaggACATGATATTAACCACTTAAgggcaaaaatttatgtgagacggtctcactgatcgtattttgtgagacagatatcttatttggatcattcatgaaaaatattactttttatgctaacaatattactttttattgtgaatatcgatagggttgacccatctcacggataaaaattcgtgagaccgtctcacaagagacctacttccACCTAGAAAAGACAccaaatttttctttcaaatttacccttatatgatactaatattacacttttgtttttttttttaaaatttcaatacacacttttatttttaattttttataccaataattcaaatatcaatttagtctcttcataatttatcaaatttcattttaggtcatcgataatgataaaaaagattgtacacacacgTATCGTgtgtgcagagtaactagttattattaagtttgaggtACCGAGAATAATCAATCTTGTATCGTaataacaattttaaaatagcaacaatattcatttaaaatttaaaagtattcaattttttttaataaaaagttataaaaaaatattttaataaatctatGTATCTTTGTATCATTGTCATGTCcactttcaaaaatttgtaaactacaatttctttaatttttttccaatttttttaatttttaaattattatatcattcataatataaaaaattactataagaaaacattatataaaaaataaaaataataataatacaaaaaaaattaaatattatgaatgcAACACGTGAAAATAGTCATTGGTTATCATATAAAGAATCTATCTCGAATAATaactattttgatattttgatatgaCCGTTTTCTAAATTAGTGATTATACATTTATCTCACtaaacaattttaattttcaaataacaaTTGACTCTTAAATGACATTGTTTCGTGCGAGGATTGTATCAATAACGCTACTCTCGTCCCCCAAAAAACtccacaatatatatatttaatataattgctaaattatttttaaaaaatacaaaaatttacacACTGTATAAACAAATTATAAATAGTTTTTGTAATTACATcgtgtgtttttttatttttccctaaaaaaaCACATTATGCATACCAAATCGACCAATCATGCATAGTAGTAGATGTCTTCGGTTGTTCAAGAATGTCTTCTAATAAAACAATGATATGCACATGCTTTTGTCGTTCATGAATTGACTTTAACCAGAAGTCGTTAGTTAACATATTTGGATATATGTAAAAGTGTGTTAATTGTAACGTCCTATGAAGAGGAAGAAGACAAGTTGATCATATATCGGCTAAAAATTTAGTTGAACATTGAACACATTACTGAAACAATTCACAATCTACCTTATTAAGATCTCCATAGTCTTTATCTTCAATCATCAAACTTTTCAATTAAATACACGCATACTTCTTTACATGATCATCAAAGATCATTTTGTTCTACACGTTACTCAAATTGTTCAAGCTATTtctttaggcaaaaacttgtgtgagacggtatacaggtcgtattttgtgagacatatatcttatttgggtcatccatgaaaaaatattactttttatgctaagaatattactttttattgtgaatatcgatatggttgATCCGTcacacagataaagattcaggAGACCGTCCCTCAAGAGATCTACTCATTTGTTTAGTGTGTTGTGATTATTCtgttatttgaatttaaaattgatTCCAGATAATGTTTATTTGTAATTATCATTGAAAAAATATCAAGGGTCactaattattaaaatcaaatCTCTTATACTAACTTTTGACATGTGGATGAaacttttttataattttaaaaatgtttattaatCACTCAATTTTACATTTTACAAATATCTTTTTATCTAATCTCTTATATcttattatttcaattttaaaaattgataaatatagtcttaaattttttttaaacataaataaaataaataaatttcatacacaatatatataaaatcaaaatttattatttaattgaattgatttttaaaaattatagaatAAATTATGGATTTACTACCAAAAAAATTCAGATAGCTAATTGATAAACATTGAAGAAACGCTGATTAGGAATCGCAGtgtattaattattattctCATGGCGTTTCACCGGAGCTCAGCCATACTCTGCAAGGTTATCAGAGGCGGCCGAACAGCAGCAGTGTCCACCTACAGTTCTTCGTTGTCCAATTCATTCAGTTACTCTAATCGTATCAGATCGCATTCGACGGAATCCGACAATAAAGGTGTCACATCATCAGCTGCGGGGTACTATATCAACAGTGGGTCATCTTACATGCGTGGAGCAGTGTTTTGGGAACCGAATAAACCCCTCACTTTTGAAGATTTCCACATGCCCCGCCCTAAAGTCAACGAAGTTCTCATCAAAACCAAGGGTATTGTTTTGATTCGAATTTGATTTGTAGTTACACGGTCGTGCGATTTGCTGTAAAGAAAGTACTTATTTTTTCTTTCCTTGAAGTCTCACGCATGATCGAACAAAATGATTTGAGTAAATGTAACTCTGATTTGATGTGTGTGATCGtaattaaatgtatttttaaagtaaacgtcttgaatttattttagaaatgtTGGTTCgagaaaaaggaaaatgaatGCGTATCTGCCTTCATCGCTAACTGGAAAAGGTCCAATTATTTATTGTAAACTGTCATCCACCCCAGTGGCGGATCCACTGGAGCAAGCAGGGCAGTCTCCCAGATGTATTAAGTCGCACTAAATTTTTGGTCCACTCCCCCAATCTGTTTATTGAAAGAATTAGAAACATGTAGTTAACCACAACTCCAGCCTAGAGTAAGGTTTTTACTATATTGGGAGATTGGTAAGTGGATCGAACCAGAACTCTGCGTTAGAATTTTCTATGGGAGAGCGTTTAGGAGtgtatataattttcaattttcctcAACTCTACGTGTTTCagaaacttaatttataaactaGTAGAATGATAGGGTGTTTTTGCTTGTCATGTTTGAATAATGCAGCCTGTGGAGTTTGCCACTCCGATCTGCATGTGATCAAAGGTGAGCTTCCTTTTCCCAGCCCTTGTGTTGTGGGGCATGAGATTACTGGTGAGGTGGTTGAACACGGGCCGCTTACTGATAGTAAAATCATTGAAAGGTTtgattaattcttttttttaaaaatacttttggCATATCATACAGTTATGGAGACTGACTAAAATTGATCTGCTGTTCTCTTTCAGGTTCCCTGTTGGATCTCGAATTGCTGGGGCCTTTATAATGCCTTGTGGAAGCTGTTTCTACTGCTCCAAGGCAAGTATGTTAAGAGATGCCTTTAGAATGTTCATTTGTGAACCTTAACTCACTCTGCTAGCTAGTAAATACGCCATGTTGACAACATTAACTCTTGGGTTAAAACAGGGTCAAGATGACTTGTGTGAGTCTTTTTTTGAATACAATCGAGCAAAAGGAACACTTTATGATGGTGAAACAAGACTATTTTTCCGTCGTAATGGTACACTCCTAACTCAGTTTTCTACTATAGAGTAACATCAAGTGCGACTATTCATTTGTCTCAACGTCCAAAAGTAGATTCTCCTGCTGTATATGATTTTTTGTTTGTATCTGTGTATTTTGGTGTGTTTTCGGTGTTAATTGAAGTAAACGGAGCCTGAAGAAagacaaaaagaagaaaaagaaataaagaaagatggatagaagaaaggaaaaaaatctacccgaaaaaaaagaaacagaaaGAAAGAAGGATAGAATAACGGAAAAAAACTTGATCTgcattattttcaaagtttattCTGGGTGTGTCAATGGGCGGTTCACCGTCTCAGGCAAGCTAATGGCTAATAAACTTGGAGATAAGATGTGGTTAATAGTTCCGGTTCTGCAGGCAAGCCAGCATATATGTATAGCATGGGAGGCCTCGCTGAGTATTGTGTGGTACCAGCACATGCACTTACAGTTCTACCCAACTCATTGCCTTACACGGAATCTGCCATCCTAGGATGTGCAGTTTTCACTGCCTACGGGGCCATGGCTCATGCTGCTCAGGTGCTTCCTGGTGATTCCATTGCTGTGATTGGTATTGGAGGCGTTGGCTCAAGGTACTAAGAAAAGCCACCACACGTTATGAAAGCTTCACATCTTTATGATTAATTGTTTGTGGTCGGTCATAGAAGTCCAAAACAGTGTGGAATAGAATCTTGTGACAGTACTGGCGATAAATGGCTTCTCTGGGGTTCTGTTtcctttatttatcagttcacaTAATACGAGGTGTACCATATTGACCACAACAAATAGCCTTGTGATAGATTAAGAGTAAATAAAACTAATCATAATTTCAAGCTAGTCCGTGCAATATAATTTAACTACAACTCTGTAGATTTTTTGAAACATCTGTATCCAAATCGCAGCAATCGAACTCATAGTTTGTAGCTGGAAGAGGGGAGGAAGGATGAGATATtgggtttttttattttttgaagaaaGATCAGATATAGATCTTGATGCAATCTGATGTTTCAAAAGTTTTTGGAGCTTGCTTGCTGATTTTGTTGTTAAACATGGCAGTGCCAACTGCCAACTTCCGAGTTACCCAATGTTTTacctctttctttctttcttcctcttctccGTTCAGTTTTGTCAATCCATTGCCTAATCCATATGAGGTTTCTCTTCTGatttttcctaaattaaaaactgTTTCCCCAATTTTTTTGACCTTCTTGTTACCCCAATCCCTTGCAGACCACTAACGCTGCCTTAAATGTTCGGTGATTTTAGAACATGTTGATCATAAGTCAGAGAGGGCATATGGAAGTATTTATTGGTTTTTGCTCTTTTTGCGAGACCATGATTACGAATGTGGGCTACTTATTTTACAATAACCAATTTACAAACCTGGTCATCTGGTGAACTCGTTAGAGCACTTCAGAGGTTTCTTTTCTTACTTTGTACCGATACGAATTTTATGTATGCAACTGGATGGATTGCGAATTCTTGTAACCCGGTCATGATTACTTTGTGTGGCTTTACCTGTAAAAAATCAAACAGTTGTCTGCAGATAGCTAGGGCATTTGGGGCTTCTGAGATTATTGCAGTGGATGTCCAAGATGAGAAGCTTCAGAAAGCTAAGATATTTGGAGCCACTCACACCATAAATGCACGAAAGGAAGACGCTGTTACAAAAATTAAAGTACGCTCTCCTCCCTCCCAGTTCGCTGATTACAGACTTACTACCATAGCAGCCAAGTTAGATCCATATTTACTATATCAAGTTTTTTCACTTCAATAAACGGTCAATTGGATGCACAAGATAAGAATATCATTTTAAGGTATTTTTGTGTCGATTTAATGGAAACTTTTTAGAGCTCAGCTTGAATTTTAGACTCATTCCTTCTTGTTAACTGATTTCCATTGCAAGGTAAATTCAAGCAATAATTTTCATTGCTTCCATCAGTTCCTCCGAGCACCGTTATTCTTTATTGTTGGTGTAACTCAATACCACCAAtccaaatttttataatttctgtAAGAGCGTTTATAGTAGTGCTGAGGCTTTAGTTTCATTCATTCTACTTCTGATAATCATAAATAGATCCAACACATTGAGCTATTCATCCTCTGGATAAGAAATTTTGATAATTCATTCTGGCGTTCGAATCTGATAAATTTTGCATTAgatgtttttattttcaatgtGAAATCTCAATTTTTTGAATTACTGTGGTTATCATGCGTGTGAAAAAGATTTTCACTTCGTCTATAAAATATAGTTTAAGGATGATCACTTCCAAAGGAAAAATGCTTCTCAAATCGCTAAATTGGAATATCTATTCAGGAAATTACCGGAGGAAAAGGTGCAGACGTTGCTGTGGAGGCCTTAGGAAGGTCACAGACATTTTCACAATGTGTACAAAGCGTACGTGATGGAGGAAAAGCTGTGATGATTGGCCTTACTCTCTCTGGCGCTAAAGGAGAAGTAGATATAAATCATTTGGTTCGTAGGCAGGTGAGTTTCCCATCTCTTCCAGTCACTTTATACAGTCTCTAGTGTCATCCTTGCTATACTCAGATTTCACAGCTGCTCAAAATTTACTTCATGTTGTGGTCCAAATGTCTAGAGTAAATAAAACTAGGATCCAGTGCTATTTGAAAAAAGTAATTGCTACTTTGTATTATGAGGGCATTAAGTTATCGCATATAACATTATGTGTTTGTCTATGCACACTCCCATCATTACGTTGTGCTTGTTCATTTGGCGGTTACCTAAAATTTCAGAAGTTGTATATGTATTTACCCTTTGAAGttaaggaaaaatgaagaatttTGCCAACTTTTGTTCCTTATTTTCTCGACTCCTTTCTCAACGGCATTTGGCCTAGATGCTGCATTATAGGAGTAGGAATAAATTATTTGGAACCATCATTCTAGATCTTTTGTTACGTTACGTCGATGTGATCTGTCTTCAGTTTCGTAAAACCAAGTGTGTTAAAGCATCAATGATTCGATTTGTGGCCACACCTCACTAtcatcacattcaatcaagaACCCTCATGGAACTAAAGAACTGGGATACGACATGGTTAACTCATTTTATCTACGGCAACTGCCAACTATCTTGTATCCTTGGTTCAACGTTTCATTATTCTAAGCTATTAGAAATTGGTGATGCAGATAAAAGTCATCGGGTCGTATGGAGGTAGGGCAAGGCAAGATCTTCCAAAGTTGGTTAAGTTGGCGGAAAGAGGGACATTTAATCTGGAGGCAGCTGTTTCAAGAAAGTGCAAATTTGAGGAGGCCGTAGAGGTATATAACGACCTTGATAAAGGTAGTATTATTGGACGTGCTGTGATTGAGATAATGTAATCCTCCACTTATTACTGTCTTATCTTAACTTGAACAaacgatatttaaataaagggTATTCTCAATTTCTTAAGTTGCGAGTGATTATGTCTTAggggattttttttctttcaaaaaattacTCGATGAGAAACTAGGATTTGCATCGTGAAAAACCTGGTGCTAAAAGTCATTTTTTTAATCAGTGCAGAAAGTCTTTTTTTCAACAATCTAGAAAGTCATTTTTGACATAACTTAACATTGCATATCATGGACGCAAATGCGTTTCGTTTACCAATAATTTTAGCAACACAAGAAAAAGCACAatctaaacttcaaaataaaaaagaaaaaagaaaaaaaaataatgccaTTTACAAATATCAAGAGTAACGCCTTTGTATTAGGCCATCAGATGGGATTATTATCAAAATTCCCGATGGCAATTCGACCCAAAACATCGTCCCAACAAAAGaatgaataaaatttcaaatgggATGTATATATCAAGCGCATAGCCACTTTATCCCACTTGCTCTAATCTTGTTA of the Primulina huaijiensis isolate GDHJ02 chromosome 1, ASM1229523v2, whole genome shotgun sequence genome contains:
- the LOC140975123 gene encoding uncharacterized protein, producing the protein MAFHRSSAILCKVIRGGRTAAVSTYSSSLSNSFSYSNRIRSHSTESDNKGVTSSAAGYYINSGSSYMRGAVFWEPNKPLTFEDFHMPRPKVNEVLIKTKACGVCHSDLHVIKGELPFPSPCVVGHEITGEVVEHGPLTDSKIIERFPVGSRIAGAFIMPCGSCFYCSKGQDDLCESFFEYNRAKGTLYDGETRLFFRRNGKPAYMYSMGGLAEYCVVPAHALTVLPNSLPYTESAILGCAVFTAYGAMAHAAQVLPGDSIAVIGIGGVGSSCLQIARAFGASEIIAVDVQDEKLQKAKIFGATHTINARKEDAVTKIKEITGGKGADVAVEALGRSQTFSQCVQSVRDGGKAVMIGLTLSGAKGEVDINHLVRRQIKVIGSYGGRARQDLPKLVKLAERGTFNLEAAVSRKCKFEEAVEVYNDLDKGSIIGRAVIEIM